AGGACCGCGAGGTGCGcagcccggcggcggcgcgcgccatCGTCGGCATGAGGAAGACGCTCGTCTTCTACCAGGGCCGCGCACCCAACGGCGTCAAGTCCTGCTGGGTCATGCACGAGTTCCGCCTCGACTCGCCGCATACGCCACCCAAGGTAACCGCCCGGCAGGCCGTCGTCCTCGCGTCAGGTCAAATCGGTTGCCCCGGCCAGCCGCCACCACACAGTATGCTAACTTGGATGCACACAACTAACACTGCTGGCCGCGCGTTGCTGTGCAGGAGGACTGGGTGCTCTGCAGGGTGTTCCAGAAACGGAAGGACGGCGAGCAGGACAACGCCGCCGGCTCATCCTCGCCGACCTTAGACGGCTCATCGTCGCAGGCGGCGGTGGCTATGCCGGATGACCACCAGCCCATGGTGGAAGCGTACTTTGACCAGGCGGCGGGCTTCGCGCCTCCGCCGCAGGAGGACGTCGTCGGTGGCTTCGACCCGCTGCTGGTGAACGTGGCGATGTGGCAGTACGGCTCGGTCCTCGACCACTTCCCGCCGCAGGAGGTGACCAGCTCGCCGATGATGGCCGGGCTAGGCTCCAGGGGAGTAGGGGACGGGTGCGGCGGCTTCTACTACGACACCGGCTTCGAGGACATGGCGAACATTGGGGGCATGGGGTTCCCGCAGGGGTGGATGGGCTAGCTAGCTGATGCGTGGAGAACGTACTGCGCATCAGTGTCATGGATTGTGCATAGATTGAATTAATTCCATTGGTACCCTCTAGTCTTCTGTAGTAGGTACGTAGTGTGAGGTTAGATTGGAAATTCTTAGAGTACGTGCACCTTGCCCCCCaattaaaaaaaaggaaaggaaagtaGTGTGCATGTGCATACGATAGATGGTTTGATTCACCTGCATGACGCCAGTTGTATGTATCTCTTCTCTTCAGTCTTATagttgtaaataaaataataaagTCAATTCAAGTATATGCATGTGTGTGGTATCCCAATTCAAGTATATGCATGTGTGTGGTATCCCAAGTATAcgagctctctctctctctctcagtaTATGAGTATGTATATTTTCCTTTTTTCACTAGAAAATACATAGCTCATATAGCTATTTAATGGAAGATAATATCTTGCTGGTGGTTTGAAGGAAATAAAATCAGAGCCAACGTATCCTGAGTTCAACACATGAAAAATGCAATTTTAAGATGCAAATTTAACTCGGTTGTTTTGGTTCATTATTGTACTGGAACCATGCCCACGTGACTCCTCAAGAGTGCTCGCATTTCAGGTATTAATAATCCTTTTCAATTGTACACGTTGTGCTTGTAGACAACACGTCACACTTGTGACTTCGTCAATTTTAAGATCTGCAGAGGTGAAGCGTGGAGTACGCATGTTCGCGTCCATAGGGATGAGCGTGTGTGTATATAAACATCTACATGTTTATGTGTTCCGCAAAAAGGATAATGAAAATAACTTTTTTCTACGCCAAATGACCACCACTTATAGTTCATGTCTTATGTGAATGAGCCCACGTGCGAAAGGAGTGTCAAGCTTAGGGAAAAAGAGTCCTATTTGCCCAAATTGAATGGTATTTTCTCTATGCCCAAAATACCTAATAAAATCTTGTGAACGTTTGTCTCAGATTTTACCATAGCTGCAGAATATAACTAGTCAGGTGGAGACCTTGACCCCTTTTTTAGATGTACAGAGAGCGAGAGTTCCCTCCTCCAAATATCTTTTTTAGAAAAGCCTTGAATTGCTATCAAGAGAGAATCAATCTGGAAAGCTACTGCCACGGATCTCTCCACTTTCAGTCCACGTTGCCAGCAGGCTATCATGCACCGGAATCTTGAATTCTTGGCACATGGTATGGATTGGAGACCATACATATGTCCATTTTATCTCATTTCATAAACTAGCTTTTTTTGAGAAAAATGTCATAAACTAGCTAGACCACACCTTTCTAGCCCAGCTCTACTTCTCGGCCCAACTTTCCATTTTCATCAAGGTGCGCGATCGTGCCAGGTATGGGCTGGCTTAGCTAGCTAGGCCCGGGAGCGATTATGGCCTTCACGGCCCGCCTGCAGTTAGGACGGCTAAAATTGCTGCCTGGGCCGCATGGTGCGTCAGTCAGGTGATAAGttgcgctctctctctctctctctctctctctctctctctctctctctcaatgcGTGATACGGCCCGCCTACCCCCCACAGTGAACGGCTTCTTTATTTGTCCCTGCTTGGAAGTTCAGTTGCTGGCTTGGCATTGGTTAGAAGAACTCATAATCTTTTGTAACACATAGGTGGCTCGGTTTGGTTAGCGTAGCTTGTCAGCTAGGACTCTCATACGCTCAGGCTGTATCTTTGGCTCTTGCCCATATATATACGAGCCGTGGCAGTGCCATGATCAGGCAACCACGTTCCTATTACTTCACAGGCATCTCGATCTTTGGAACAGGGCTTGTGACGAAGAAACAGGCGGCCTGTCCACCCATGGCAGTAAGTGCAATCCGGATCACCATCGCCGTCATCATACAGGAGATACGTGCGTGCGAACCCTACGCTTCTGGTTAGCTCTGAAAGCGTGAAGGATTTTGTCGAACTCGAAACAGAAAGCAACCGTAATCTGACAAAGTTTGGTACCAAACTCCCTCCTCCTACGTGACGAGAACGAGCGCCCACACAAATTCCATGACCCGCGATCCTCCTCCATCCTGATCCTCTCCTCTGTCGCCGCCACTctcctctgtcgccgccgcggaGTTGGAGCGGCGCGGTCGCGCGGGCAGAGCAGGGTTCGGGAATGGCGGCCAGGGTGGTGGACCTGCGCGCGGACACGGTCACCAAGCCCACGGAGGCCATgcgcgccgccatggccgcggCCGACGTCGGCGACGACGTCCGGGACGGGGACCCCACCGTGCGGCGCTTCGAGGCGGAGATGGCGGCGCTCATGGGCAAGGAGGCCGCGCTCTTCGTGCCCTCGGGCACCATGGCCAACCTCGTCTCCGTCCTCACCCACTGCGACGTCCGGGGCAGCGAGGTCATCCTCGGGGACGACTCGCACATCCACCTCTACGAGAACGGGGGGATCGCCACCATCGGCGGCGTGCACCCCAGGCCCGTCAGGAGCAACCCCGACGGCACCATGGACATCGACAGGATCGTCGCCGCCATCAGGAGTCCGGATGGGGTGATATATTACCCGACCACCAGGCTCATCTGTTTGGAGAACACACATGTAAAGTGAGTTGCCGGCCCAAGTACCCGTCGTCGGGGATCGGATCCTGCTGGTGAAAATACAGTTTTTTTTAATCTAACTAGCTCGTTTGTTTGTTTCTGTTTCTACAGTTCTGGTGGAAGATGTTTATCTGTAGAATATACGGACAAGGTTGGCGAAATTGCCAGGAGTCGTGGcctgaagctccatcttgatgGAGCTCGCATTTTTAACGCTTCCGTGGTGAGTAGTACGGTGCATGGGCTGCCAGTTTACAGTCTGCTTCTGAATTCTGATACTGTCTGCGACAGCTTTCAGAGATCAGTTTTAGAGTGTTGACATCTGAAAGATAAACCATATATCTAAGCAACAAGTGCAGTTGCAGCCTTTTCACTTATAGGTCTTAAAAATATGTATGTGCATGCGTCGTGGCCTCTGATCCATTGTGCTCATTGTGCCAGGCACTTGGAGTTCCTGTAGACAGACTTGTGAAAGCTGCTGATTCAGTTTCGGTATGCTCCAGTTTCCTGGGCTCAGTTACATTACTTACATTTGCGTGGACTGCACTATATGATGGTGCTTCTATTTCTCACTGAAACTTAAACTGCAGGTATGCCTATCTAAAGGTTTAGGTGCACCTGTTGGATCAGTTATCGTTGGTTCAAAGGCCTTCATTGACAAGGTCTGATCAACTGGGTTCCTAAGTTTTCAACTGTAGATATgcattttcttaaaaaaaaactgCAAAAATAAAGCAATACTGGAAATCTGAACAATACCTTCAGGCCAAATTTCTTAGGAAGACCCTAGGTGGTGGAATGAGGCAGGTTGGAGTTCTGTGTGCTGCTGCCCATGTTGCCGTTCGTGACACTGTGGGAAAGCTTGCGGATGACCACAGAAGGGCTAAATCTTTGGCAGGTTTCATGTTTTTCTGGAATCTAACTTCACTTCATTTTGATATCCATTATTCACAAGTCTTCAATTACCACCATGATTTTTTACAGAAAGAAAAAATAATTCCCTCTACAATCTTTGTTTCCTCAGCTTTAATCCTACTTAGTACAAATAAAAAACAATAAAATGTTCCATTGCATTTTCTGAAAAACAAATCGTAATCCTTGCCAATGCAACTTGATGTGCTGAACTTGTATATCTTGTTCATTTACCTAGAGGGACTGAATAAGATTGAACAGTTTACAGTGGATTCAGCTTCAGTCGAGACCAACATGGTTAGCCTGCTAGATCATTTTAATACATCTCATTTCCTACTATATAACTGTAGTCCCATTTAAACCATATGCTATACTTTGTAAGGTGTTCTTTGATATTGTGGATTCACGCATATCATCGTACAAGCTGTGCCAAATCCTGGAAAAGCGCAACGTGCTTGCAAATCCGAGGAGTTTAAAAAGGTGAAGTTCCATCCTCTTTGAAAAGATCTAGCATGTTCAGTATTTTTTAATAAGAATAATCAggataacaaaaaaaaaaaggtgaaGTTCCAATGCCTTAACAGACTTCCAGTTACCTTTGCGATCATATCTTAAGCATACCATTCCTAATTTCAGTGGAATTCCCAAGTTTAGCAATAAATATCAGCCTTTTTTTATACATAGATCATACTATTATACTGCATCATATTATAACTGTCCATATGATCCCTATGCTTATGCAGTGTCAGGGTAGTCCTCCATTACCATATTTCGGATAGCGATGTTCAATATGCACTGACATGTTTTGAGGTATGCAAAAGCTTTCACCATTTCTTTTTTTTACGAACCAGGCAAGAGAGCTGCCGATTATATTAAAAAAATAACATTCCGACTGGGCACCACAACAACCAACAACGACACCACCACTGGCCAGCACGACCGCACAACTACTCTCAACTCGACTCAATAACAACCGGTTGGATTGGGACATCAGCGCAACTCAACTCAACTCCACTCAAAACCACCTGTCGCGCCACCACCATGACTCAACACTGCTGCCCAGGTCAGATTGGGACATCGACCCAGGCCTCAACTCACTCTGCCCGGTCGGATTGGGTCATCGACCAGAGCCTCTGCACACCCTGTGCGGTCGGATTGGGCCTTCGACACGAGCTGCACCAACACAAGCAACGTTTTTTAGTTTTTTTcaaaggaggaagaaaggaagagaAGAGGTAGCACACCCTGTCGATGGCCGTCACTGCCATCCGGATTAACCTGGCATCGCCTTCAAGAAGGTTACATCGCCGAAGGCGCCGCCGACACCAGCCCAAGATGGGTTAGGTTTTCACCCGCAACATCCGGCATGGAGAGGCGGAGAGGTGCCAAAGGACGCCTCCAAGAAGGTAGCGGCGTCCGCGAACGTCGTCGTCCAAGCTTTCGCCAGCACCTCGACCAATCCCCGGGGCAACGGCAGCAGATCTGACCACAGCAAGAGTGGTGCAGGTGACTAAAACGGACGTCCCTGTCGTCACCTGGCACCGCCGTGCACAACACGGCCGTCCCCGCCGAGCACACCACCACCAGGGGCCGCGTGAAGGCCATAGAACCGCCGAAGCCGGGCCCCGCACGCCGCGGCACCGCCAAGCCATGCCCCTGCCGCGCGTAGCCATGGGAGCCGCCGCAGGTGGGCCCCAGGCTGCGGACGCCGCTGCCACGCCCCTCTGGCTGCCCAGGCTACAGATGCCGTCGTATA
The sequence above is drawn from the Panicum hallii strain FIL2 chromosome 7, PHallii_v3.1, whole genome shotgun sequence genome and encodes:
- the LOC112901293 gene encoding probable low-specificity L-threonine aldolase 2, which produces MAARVVDLRADTVTKPTEAMRAAMAAADVGDDVRDGDPTVRRFEAEMAALMGKEAALFVPSGTMANLVSVLTHCDVRGSEVILGDDSHIHLYENGGIATIGGVHPRPVRSNPDGTMDIDRIVAAIRSPDGVIYYPTTRLICLENTHVNSGGRCLSVEYTDKVGEIARSRGLKLHLDGARIFNASVALGVPVDRLVKAADSVSVCLSKGLGAPVGSVIVGSKAFIDKAKFLRKTLGGGMRQVGVLCAAAHVAVRDTVGKLADDHRRAKSLAEGLNKIEQFTVDSASVETNMVFFDIVDSRISSYKLCQILEKRNVLANPRSLKSVRVVLHYHISDSDVQYALTCFEKAVEELLMGDTESEHLADGATKNSYGY
- the LOC112900110 gene encoding protein CUP-SHAPED COTYLEDON 1-like is translated as MGLREIESTLPPGFRFYPSDEELVCHYLYKKVANERAAQGTLVEVDLHAREPWELPDAAKLTASEWYFFSFRDRKYATGSRTNRATKTGYWKATGKDREVRSPAAARAIVGMRKTLVFYQGRAPNGVKSCWVMHEFRLDSPHTPPKEDWVLCRVFQKRKDGEQDNAAGSSSPTLDGSSSQAAVAMPDDHQPMVEAYFDQAAGFAPPPQEDVVGGFDPLLVNVAMWQYGSVLDHFPPQEVTSSPMMAGLGSRGVGDGCGGFYYDTGFEDMANIGGMGFPQGWMG